From the Chlorogloeopsis sp. ULAP01 genome, the window AGCCACAAAAAACCCCAAAAGCATCGGTACTAACCAGATTCGCCAAAACCGGGGTAGATACTCACCGTACCAGTAGCGCAGTAGCAACACCAAAACAACTAATCCAACTGCCAAACCAATAAAACCACCACGACTGTCAGCAAAACGGAAGCAGGCTAGATTTACAACCAACATCGTGATTGCTAAAGATTTTCGCACCCATCCCCGCCAAGCAAACACCGCCACTAAACTTAAAATCACGGCTGGCAGCAAATATCCAGCCAGCAAATTCGGATTTCCTAAAAAACTATAAACCCTTGTATTCTTAGACAATGGTGATTCAGGATCAACCCAAGTCGCTAACTGTGCAGCACCAAAAAACTTCTGCCGCACCCCATAGACACCCACAAGTAAAGACATATGCAAGTATAAAATCAGCAACCAAGACCTAATCCGGGGTGAGGTGAGTATCCTGGCACACAGTGCAAACAGCAGCAAGTAGAGTGTAAAATTTATTAACCCTGCTAAAGCTGCCCTTTTTTCTGGAGATAAGGCTGTAGCAACTACACAAACTCCCCAAAAAAGTAATAATAACAAGTGAATTGGAGTCACAAATAAAGTACTTGGGGATGTGACTTCGTCGGACAAAGTCAATAGTAACCAAAAGGCTCCACAAGCCAACATTAATATCCCCAGCACAGCTGTATTATTCACAGTAAATGGTGCTAATACAAACACCAAGCTCACTAAAGCAGCCGAAATTGCGTCTCCCCACTGCATCAAGATACTGGTTTGTCGCCAAGATCTTAATAAGCCCACTAAAAAACTGTGTAAATAGCTAGTACCAAGATATTCTTTCAGTGGTAAATCGGATAATGTAAATTTTTGCCAGATTAAATTCATAAGATACTGTAAGCAATTAGCACAGAGTGCAGATTTATGATAATTCAGGTAGCTCTAAAAGTTGAAAAACTTTCAACTCATAGTCCATGCTAATTGAAGACAGTTAATGCTCAAAGACAAAAGAGAAAACTTGTATATATATTTTTGTGTTTGTCGTGCTGCGCCAGTCTAAAATTGTGTGTACTAAGAAGAAGTATTTGAGGAAACATCACTCATTGCTTGTGCTTTTTCTTGATTTATCGGCAAAGTTAAGACATAACGGTATCCTGATTCTGGTGAGCCTTGAATCGAAATGTACCCGCCGTGTAATTCTGCCAACTCACAACTGAGCAACAAACCCAAGCTTTCCCGTGAGAGATTACCATGCTGCTTAGTTATATCCAGGATACTCGAAACGGAAACTCTCCCATTATTAAGCTGATCTATTGCTAATGGTAATTTGAGTGTTATTTCTTGATTTTCCGGGTGATCGTAAGTTTTTGCCTCACTTGTTAGTTCAAGCAATGGTGAGCTGTTGAGTCGGAAATAAGGATCAACTTCTGTAATCCCATCTCCCAACCAAGGATGGGAAACCCAAATCGTAATATGGAGCGTATTCTCCTTATATGAGACATGAATCCGAACAACGCTGCCTGTGGCAGATAGTTGAATCACGCTAAAAATCAGGTGATACAACATTTGTCGTACCTTGTCTTTATCTAAGGGCCAAATGCGATTACGTCCTGGTTCAATAGAGAGGCGAATATCTTGCTTACAGCGATTGGCGGCTTCTTCAAGAGTATTTATTGCCTGTTGACATAACATTTCTATATCCACAGGAGCAATGTTTAGTGTATTTTGGCTTTCATCCATTGCTCCTAGTTCAGTAATTTCATTCACTAAGGAAAGTAAGTATCGACCACTATGCTGGATAATGTCTAAATATTCTCTTTGCTTAGTAGTCAAAGGGCCGTATATTTCGCGTCCAAGTACACTAGCCATACCCAACACAGATGTTAAGGGTGTGCGCAACTCTTGAGTTAACTGTTCCAAAAGCTTCAACTTGAGTTGGTTGGTAGGAACAGAATCTGTTTGAATTGTAACCGGACTAATTTGGATTTCACTAGTACTAACTTCTGGTAGTGACCAATTAGCAGTACTCATGGAAATTGTGCTGTCTGAAACAGATTGCAATAACCGATTACGCTCAAATTCACTCATGCTCCAACGAGCTATTATTTGTAAAAACTCAATATCACGATGAGTAAAATTGCGTGGCACCAAGTCCATTACAGCCAGCGCACCTAAACAATTTCCACAAGCATCAATTAGTGGTGCTCCTAAATAGGCGCGAATGCCATAATCTTGCACTAACTTACTGGCGGCTAGCTCTGTATTTGCCAAGTGCTTAGTATCATTGATAACTACAGCCTGCACTCCTTCTACAACCTGAGTGCAAAAAGACTCCCAACGTAATAATTGGCGATTTTGCGCCAATTGATTCATTAATCCTAGTCTGGATAAACCAACTGCTGACTTGAACCAATGGCGTTCTTGATCCACAAATCCCAAAATAGAGATTGGTGCTTCTAAAAAATGGGCTGCCGTTTGAGTGGCTTCTTCAAAAACAGGAATGGTTTCTGGTTGTCGTAAACCTAATTCTGACAATGCCTTCAGGCGTTGTTGCTCTCTAGTTTCTGGGGATTCCCAACCATCCTTTAGGGGTAAAAACTTATTCTCAGGCTCCACCATTCCCACCACTACCTTGATAATTTATCGATACTGTAATTCATGTAACCACTGTTTATGGGTTATTCGCTACTCTTAAGCATTCCCCAATTTTGCTGCGGATCAACAAGGAAAGAGTAAAAATTTTAACTTACTAAAAAATTTTCATCTAGCTAACTACTTCTTTTTTGAAATATTTGGTTACCTCAGTAGACAGTATATATTCTCTATCTCTTTTGCTGTAAATGTAATCCGTAGTTATTTTAAAGTCGATACCTAGCTACGTTAGTCTTGGAGTTGAACTGGGTAATATAAAACTCAGAAGCAAATAGAAACTAAAAATTTACCCTGGTGTATTTCCGAAGTCATACATAGAGCAAATTTTTAAATTAGAAGTAGCGCCTCTATTTTAAATAGAGTTGTGAAAATGTTAGTGGATGTTGTTTTTCCCAACACTTTATTATTTCAATATCAAAAACGATTAGATAAAATATCTCATACCTTTAATACTTACAAAATTATTATTTTGAATTTGATTTTTATCAAATTACTGCTCAAAATTAATAGCTTCTCATATCTATTGAAAACAAATTCATGCTTGCAATACACAATAATTAATAGCAATTATGGCATTAAATGAAGAAGTATGTTAAGAATTTATTAATAAAAATTTAATATGAGATTTTTGAGTATATATGAAAATGAATAATATACCGAGCGCAATCCCTTTTGTAAACTTAAATTTCCAACATCAGTTAATTCAAAATCAACTGCAACAGGCAATTCAGACTGTATTAGAACAGGGAGATTTTATTTTAGGACAAGCACTTTCAGAGTTTGAAGCTGCGTTTGCTGCTGCTTGTGGCTCAAAATATGGCATTGGTGTAGCCTCAGGTACTGATGCGATCGCCCTTGGTTTACAAGCTTGTAATATCGGTTTTGGAGATGAAGTAATTCTACCAGTTAACACCTTTGTAGCAACGCTGATAGGAGTTTTACGTGCAGGAGCAAAACCAATTTTTGTAGATTGCGATCCTCGCACAGCTCTAATTGATTTAGAGGCAGCAACAAGAGCAATTACATCGAAAACTAAGGCTATTATTCCCGTACATCTTTATGGTCAAATGGTATCGCCAAAACAGCTTTTGGACTTGGCTAATACCTACAATTTACTAATTTTTGAAGATGCAGCACAGGCACATCTAGCTGAACGAGAAGGATACCATGCCGGCTCAGTGGGAATTGCAGCAGCTTTTAGTTTTTACCCCAGCAAAAATTTGGGAGGATTGGGTGATGGAGGAATGCTCGTAACGCGAGATCCAGATGTAGCTCAAATCATGATCCGTTTGCGCAATTATGGTGCATCTCAAAAGTATTTTCATACGGAAAGTGGTACAAATAGCCGTTTAGATACAATTCAAGCTGCTGTGTTGCACCAAAAATTACCATATCTTACTCAGTGGAATCGCGATCGCTTCCAGATTGCCCAGGATTACGATACTGAATTAGCACCCTTAGCAGCAAGCGGAATTATCCCCATAGAAAACCATAGCGGTGAAGGACACGTTTATCACCTTTATGTGATGAGAATTTGTGATTCTTGCCCTGTGGAACGTTCTGAAATTCAAGCACAACTCATGGCAGCAGGAATTCAAACAGGCATTCACTACCCAATTCCCTGTCATCTCCAGCCAGCATTTGCTGAGTTGGGTTATCAAGTCGGTGACTTTCCTCATGCTGAAATGCTGGCAAAGCAAATTCTATCGTTGCCGATGTATCCCGGCTTGAGCAACAGCCAAGTTAAGGAAATTTCGAGTGCGATCGCTGCTGAACTGCCAACCAATCTTTCCGTTGCAATCTAGGTGGAATGGCTAATGGTTTGATGATTGACTTTAGCTAAAAATTATGATCATTCGGCGTCAAGTAAAACATTGGCTTTCGCCACAATTGTTTAGCCTGCTAATTGTTGGTATTTTAGGGCTGTTATATGCTCCGGTTGTACTACATTGGCTGGATGGTTGGTTGCACAAAAATATTAGTACAGAACACGAATATTTTAGTCACGGTATAATCGGCTTACCCTTTGCTGCTTATATCACCTGGACACAGCGAAAATTGTGGCAAAGGCTGCCAGATCGTACTCATCCCTTGGGCGCTGTATTGTTGTTGGTAGGGGGAGTTTTTTATCTGAGCGGACTTAGCGAATGGGTGAATCTTTCCTTTAGTGCGATCCTAACAGGATTGTGCTTGTGGCTCAAAGGGATTCCAGGCTTGAAACTGCAAAGATTTCCCCTGCTATTAGTTTTTCTGGCAACACCAACTCTAGTTCCTTACTTAATTGCTCCTTATACTTTCCCCTTGCAAAGCTTCATTGCTGGTACTGCGGGCTTTATCTTAAATCAACTTGGGATGGCAGTAACTGTCGATGGCATCAATATATATGTAGAAGAACGGATTGTAGAAGTTGCCCCTTACTGTGCGGGCTTAAAAATGCTGTTGACAACTCTCTACGTTAGCTTGATGCTACTTTATTGGACTGGTGCTTTGTCTTCTCGTCGCATAACCACTTCGTTTTTATCCATAGCAGTGTTAATTAGCGTCAGTGGCAATATTGTTCGCAACACTTTACTGGCATACTTTCACGGTACAGTTCAAGAAGGCGCTTTTCATTGGTTGCATGACAGTTGGGGTGGAGACATATTTTCTGGAATTTTACTGTTGTTGTTGATACCAGTTTTGAATTGGATTAATAGCTATTTCTCTGAAACTGCACTAACTCAGCCAGAGGGGGGAAATTATGAAGAAGATAGAAGAGAAAACCCACCCACTAGCGATCGCCAGAATCTTTAAAATATGTAAGTAAAGTCAAAATATTTCTCAGAATCAGAGATAAAATCAATGGTGCTATTTGGATTTGGTAAAAAATTATCCCTTCCCACTCCTGAACAAGCTTTGCCAGGGCGGGCTGAGGCTATGCCAGTCACCAATCGTCATTATGTCAACGGCAATCCGATTAAGCCTCCTTTTCCAGAAGGTATGGAAATAGCCATCTTTGGTATGGGATGTTTTTGGGGTGCAGAACGCAAATTTTGGCAATTATCTGGAGTATACACAACGGCAGTCGGCTACGCAGCAGGCGTAACGCCCAACCCCACATACCGAGAAGTCTGTAGCGGCATGACAGGTCATAATGAAGTGGTTCTGGTTGTCTACGATCCCAAAGTAATTAGTTACAGTGACATACTCAAAGTCTTTTGGGAAAATCACGATCCCACTCAAGGAATGCGTCAAGGTAACGACGTTGGCACTCAGTACCGTTCTGGGATTTATGTTTATTCTGAGGAACAAAGAAAATTAGCAGAAGCATCGCGAGATGCGTATCAAAAAGCTCTCAAAGAAGCAGGTTACGGAAACATTACTACAGAAATTCTAGATGCGCCTGAGTTTTACTACGCAGAAGACTACCATCAGCAATATCTAGCCAAAAATCCTGGTGGATATTGCGGTTTAGGTGGGACAAATGTTGCTTGCCCCGTAGGATTAGTTGAATCTTAATCTTTAAAGTCATAGATCCCCGACTTTTGTGAAAAGTCGGGGATCTTAATTGTGAACTAAAATGGCAAAGCAAAAATTATATTTTAGAAATCGAACACAGATAATTTATCCGTGTGCATCTGTGTTTATCTGTGGTCGTTATTACCTAAAAATTAGATTTTGCAATCAATCTGTTATTTGCTTCAACTCAATGTGAGTTCAGCTAAATTACATTAGATGTTTAGTTCTAAAATTTTTAGAGTAGCTTATTTTCTTGAAAAATAAACATTCTTTGGCATTTTTGTGAGAAAAAGTAAGTTATTTCTCAACGAATATTAAGAAAAACTTATACAAAAAATATAGTTTAGTTTCCATACATATATATGCATTTGTTACTTATGAGTATTAAGAAATACTTATTAAAAAAGATTGCGGGTACTTGATTTAATTGCTAGATTGTGTTTGTGCAAAGATACATATGAATCCTAAGTATTTAGGAGAGGAGTGAACTATGAGCTATATCCATTCTGCCGATCGCGTCAAGTGTTAATTTTCGGCTGTGGATTTTTAGTGAGATTAAATTTCGTCTTACTGATACCGGATTGCGAAAAAGCGCTCATAGCGTCTGTATATGACAAAGGTGCGGTAAGACTAGAATTCTGGAGGTTTTAAATCCATGAATATTCAGGGCAAAGTGGCTCTAGTGACAGGGGCTTCCCGTGGGATTGGACGTGCGATCGCTCTAGAACTAGCGCAACAAGGCATGAAACGGTTGATATTAGTGGCACGCGATCGCCATAAGTTAGCAGAGGTAGCCAAAGAAATCGAGGCAATGGGAGTAGAAGCCGCGATTATGGCAGTTGATTTGACTAAGCCAGTGTTTGTTCATGTTGCGATCGCCCAACTGTGGCGCAGTTATGGGCCAATTCATATCTTAGTTAATTGTGCAGGCGTAGCACACCAAAACTCTTTTTTGCAATCTAAACTTCCCCAGGTGCAAGAAGAACTATCTCTCAATTTATTGGGAACCTACTCTTTAACTCACATGATGGCTCGACGCATGGCAAGCCGCAGAGAAGGGACAATAGTTAATGTTTCCAGCTTGATGGGGAAAGTGGCTGCTCCAACGATGGCGACATATTCAGCTACCAAGTTTGCGATCGTTGGATTTACTCAAGCTTTGCGCAGTGAGTTAGCTCCATATAATATTCGGGTGATGGCATTGCTGCCAACTCTTACAGATACAGATATGGTACGTGAGTTAGAGTTATTTCGTTGGGTAATGCCAATGACTCCTCAAAAAGTAGCGAAAGCGCTTGTTGCTGGCTTACAAAAAGATTCACCAGAAATTTTAGTGGGATGGCAAAGTCATATCGCAGTCTGGTGTCAACGTTTTGCTCCTTGGTTGCTGGAGAAGATATTAAAAATTGCAACTCCAAAAGTAGCAAATAGGGGACAGGGGACAGGGGAAAAAGACGCGGGGACACGGAGACACGGAGACACGGGGAATGAAGAGGACAAGGGGACAACCAGACACGGGGACAAGGAGAGTAATAAAAAACAACTACTAACCACTAACCATTAAACTAATGACTATTGACCAATGACTAATGACGGCGAGTGATGGTTTATCCTATCCCTAGAAGGAATGAACTTTCTCGCCGTCTTTGATGTAATTACAACAAAGATGCGATAAATACGATCGCTCCTCCCCACAAAATCAAACTAAAGGGTGCACCGATTAAAAGTCCAGCGATCACCCAACCTCTTTGATGCTCTTTAAAGTGTTGTACGCTGCGCCAGCGCTTACTCTTCCAAGCCCATTCATTACCTTTGGTACCAAGCAAGATTGTCATAATCCACCCAACTGAAGGAAATAAACAGATCAATCCAATCCAAACTTGATTAGTCCACAACCAAAACCAAGGCATGAGAAATGCACCCCAATTCCAGCCGAGAATTTCATCAGGAACTTTTTCTTGAGTATTGTTGATACCGCACCCAGAGTTGTTAATTAATTCTCGTGGCGGTAATTCTACCAATTTATTTATAACTGACTTGTTAACAACCAAACCTGATTTTAAAGCTTCTAATGCCTTGCGAGCATTGACAAATCTTTGCTCTGGTGCTGGTGCTGTCATTTTCTCTAGCCAGCTGGCAAAACTGGAACTGATGGTAACTCGCTCAATAAATTGAATCTGCAAATTGGATTGAGGTAATTCTGCTGGAGGAATGCCAGTTAGCAAATGAATCAATGTTGCTCCGAGTGCATACAAATCCGATGCCGGAGTTGCCCTACCACCATATTGTTCCATCGGTGCGTAACCATAGGTTCCCACAACAGTAAACGTTACTCCTTCTCTAAGAACTTGATCCTGAACTGCGCCGAAATCTACTAAATAAATATGATTATCTGCTCCCCAGATTAAATTACTCGGCTTAATATCCCGATGCAACACTGGTGGATGCAACTCGTGCAGAACTTTCAGAATATTTAAAACCTCAACAGCAATTTTGCGAACTTGCTTTTCTGTAAATCTATGTCCTTGAGCAAGTTTTTCTTTGAGGGATATACCAGGAATATATTGTTGTACTAAGCCAAACCAGAGTACTTGGTCATCAATACAAAAATTATCGACATACTTGGGAATACGGCGATGATTAAGATTTTGAAGAATTTGTGCTTCTCGCTCAAAAAGTTTAAGGTCATCCCACTGTACAGTACCACCAAACACTAGGAGTTTGACAACAACTAGTGCATTTTCTGGATCGGGGGCTTGTAAATCATTAGCTAGCCAGGTTTGGCGAACTCCATTGTTACCAAGTTGGCATTGAAGTTGATAACGGTTTTGTAAGATTTGGTTTACTTGCAGCATCTCAAACTTGCTTTCTCACCAGCCTGATTATTTCAATCTAGCTACAAGTACAAAGTCTTATAACACCCTCAGGTAGTACCTTCTTAATGGATTGCCCCAATGGGTGCAAAAGAGGAAAGGGGGAGTGGGAGCTAGGGACTAGGAAAGAAGCACCAGGAGTAAGAACGTCAAGCACAATTCCACCTCCCCGCGTCTCCTTGTCCCCTTGTCCTTTTCCTACTGAGTTAGTCCTTCAAACATACCCCTGACAGCAGCAACAGCATCTTGAGTTCGCGCCCAAACACTCTGATCAGGATCTTTACCTGTAAGTTCTCGCGTACCCAAAACTTCCATTACTCCTTTCAATTGCTCTTGATGGGCGCGATTTTTAAAGTTCACCTGATTTAAGGAACCAATTGCCTCTTTTACATCTTCACCAACAACTTGAGATGCCTTGTGGACAATCAAGCCAGTCATCACGGCTTGGTGCTTGATCCGTTCGTAAGCGGAAACTTTCTGATACAACGTCAACTCAGTTCCATCCATCAAACGGTTCACTTGATCTATATACTGCCGGATATTATCTCTAGGCTGAACCGAACCACCATCAAACTTAGCGAGTACTTCCTGAATAACTGCAAGGTTTTCTCGATCATCTCTAACAAAGTCATTCAAACGATCGCTAATCTCACTATCGCTACTTACAGCAGGCAGTAATTTCTGTTCAGTAGCAATCAGCAACTCTTGTAGTGCTTTGAGATCTGCAATCTCCATAGCGATCGCACTACGCTTTGTGTCATCCAAAGTCGCAACCATAGTAAACTTTCCTCAAATCAGAAGCAAACAAGATTAATTTTTCATTAGTTATTTCCTCTTAGTATCTTTCTTGAGATATATTCTCATCTGATTTGAAACTTATTGCTCATAACTAAAGCGATCGCGCAGGTGTTCGGCTCAATCATTCCTAAATTAGGTGACTTGTGGATTTAATTCACCAACTGCAAGCTCCCTGACTTCTCATGAAGAGCCAGGGAGTTGTGTTGCAGGACTTACGCACGAGTTATGGAATAATAAACCGCAGAGAAGCCAGTGCGCCCTTGCGGGTTAAGAGACTTGTAGCAAGGTCCGTGACACGGAGTCAAAAGGATTTTAGAGGGATTTTGCATAAGTCCTATAGAGTGTATTTGTGTTGGCTTATTTCTTGAGAAATTTTAACAACAAATTACCCAGCAATCAGGAGCTATTTTGGGAATTAGCGTGCGTAGGCAGGGAAAATAGACAGCCAGGAGGCAGAAGCCTGAAATGAGGAAGAATTCTGGATTCTGATTTAATTTGGTGGATCAATTTTATTAACGATCGCAGCCCAAATTATCATCGGTGAACCTACAGCCAAACAGAACAACCACTGTTGGAGAGTTAACGGCGCTGTTTCAAATACGTGATTAATCAAAGGCACATGAGCAAATACAATCTGTAAAGCGATCGCTCCCACAATTCCCAGTCCAATTGCGGGAATATCCACATTTTCTTGAATTGTGCCATCCATCTTGGCAATTAAATTCGGGATTAATTGGCTAATACTCAGTAGGTAAAAAATTCGTCCCGCAATTAAGGAATTAATCGCCATTGTTCGCGCTAAATCAACGTTACCTGTAGTTTGGCGAATATACTCAAAAACACCAAAGATTACAATCCAGTTAAACAGAGAAATTGCTAAAATTCGCTTGATTCTACTACCAGATAGCAATGGTTCATTAGGGCTGCGTGGTGGCTGTTTCATCACATTTTGCGGCTTCGGCTCAAAGGCTAAAGGCACTGTCATGGTGATGGAATTGATGACATTCAACCAAAGAATCTGTAATGACAAAATTGGCAAATCTCTGGCTAACAAAGTGCTTAACAAAACTGTCATTGATTCTCCACCATTAACAGGGAGAATAAAGCACATAGCTTTCAAAAGATTTTTATAAACAGCGCGCCCTTCCTCAACTGCTGCTTCAATAGAGGCAAAGTTATCATTAGTGAGCAGCATATCAGACGCTTCTTTGGCAACTTCTGTACCAGCGCCGCCCATTGCAATACCAATGTCTGCTTGCTTTAAGGCAGGGGCGTCGTTCACACCATCCCCTGTCATGGCAACTATCTCGCCTTTTGACTGCAAAGCTTCCACTAAGCGCAACTTTTGTTCTGGTGCAACACGGGCAAATACTACACCCTCTTCTGCTACCTGGGCTAGTTCCTGTCGATCCATCTTTGCTAGCTCTGCACCAGTAAAGGCTAGAATCGAGCCATTTTTATGAATTCCCATCCGGCGAGCGATCGCTTGGGCAGTCACAGCATGATCGCCCGTGATCATCTTGACTTGAATTCCTGCTTCTTGACAAGCTTGCACTGCTTTAATTGCACTTGCGCGTGGTGGATCTATCATCCCTTGTAAGCCCAAGAAAATTAAACCAGTTTCAATATCGGGATGATCCACCGTCATTTGCTCATTGCTGACTGACTTTTTTGCCAACGCCAGCACCCGCAACCCCTGCCGCGCCATAATATTTACTTCTCGTTCGATAGTTGTTTGGCGTAAAGTTTCTACACAATCTATCGGGCGGAGTTGTCCATCAGAATTTAACATCAAGGTGCAGCGTTTGAGAATTGCCTCTGCCGAACCTTTAACATAAATACTCTTACCTCTGGAAGTCTCATGCAAAGTTGCCATGTACTGGTAATCTGACTCGAAGGGAATCGCATCCAACCTTGGCATTTGTCTTGCTAAGTTAGATTGACTAAAGCCCGCCTTATTCGCAGATGCAATTAATGCTCCCTCCGTCGCATCGCCAACTACTACCCACTTCCCATTCTTATTTTCTATGTGGGAATCATTGCACAACAATCCAGCAACCAGACATTCCTGTAAACCTTTATCACTATTTAAATCAACTGGTTTGTCATCTTGAAGTATTTCCCCTTGCGGTTCGTAACCAACACCAGTGACAGTATACTGATGTCCTCCTGCATAAATTGCTTGTACTGTCATCTGATTTTCTGTGAGAGTACCAGTTTTATCAGAACAGATAACAGTCGCACTTCCCAAAGTTTCTACTGCTGGCAACTTTCGGATAATCGCGTGCATTTGTGCCATTCGGGAAACACCGATAGCAAGGGTTACAGTTACTACTGCTGGCAACCCTTCTGGAATAGCACTAACGGTTAAAGCTACGGCTGCTTCTAAGGCATCTTGCAAATTTCTATGGCTGAGTCCTACCACAAAAGTCAGACTCGCTAGTCCCAAAACCACGCGTAGCCAACTCTGGCTAAATTTATCAAATTTCCTGGTTAAGGGAGTAGAAAGATTGGTATGTTGCTCCATTAACTGAGAAATTCGACCTGTTTCAGTCTCATTTCCAGTAGCAACTACTACACCTATACCTTGACCAAAGGTGACAAAACCACCCGCGTAAGCCATATTTTTACGCTCTGCGAGAGGGGTTTCTGTCTTTAAAGATTTGGTATTTTTTTCTACCGCTATTGATTCGCCAGTTAGTGCTGACTCATCTACTTGCAAATTTCGTGCTTGTACTAACCGTAAATCTGCTGGGACTTTATCACCAGAAACAAGCAATACGACATCACCAGGAACCAAATCTCGTGAGGGTATGCGTAATTTTTGACCATCACGAATAACTGTTGTTTCCGTAGTAATGGCTTGAGCTAGTGCCGCGATCGCTCCTTCGGCTTTTGATTCCTGGATAAATCCAATAATTGCGTTGGTAGTGGTGACACCCCAAATTACCCCTGCATTCACAAAACTACCAGTGATTGCTTTTACTAAACCTGCACACAGCAAAATAATCAGCAGTGGCTGGTTAAATTGCAGGAGAAATTTCAACCACCAAGGCTTACTTTTCTTCCCAGTCAGTTCGTTAACACCAAAATTAGCTAATCGCTGCTCTACTTGTACACTGCTCAAACCTTTATCTAAATCTGTTTCCAAGCAGGCGATCGCTTGTGCTGTTTCCAAAGCATACCAAACCTTGGGCTGCTCCTGTGGCAGCCCAGCTACAGATATAGTTTGAACCATGATTAAATACTTTTTTAAACGTGTTATTTATTGTTTAACACTTTTTATTAGTGCCAAACAAGTCAAGACACTATTTAAATTAAATGAAAACCATAATCTTTTTACAATAGTTCGATTCTCCTAATCTGGCTGCGGGAAGGGCTACTCTCCCTTGAAGAGGTACCAAAGGATTGCCGCACCTGGCAAACGCGTCTTTGTTACCCTCCTAAGAGCGCTATCTTCACCATGTGACTTTGTTCTGTTCTGTGGGGAGTTGAGCATTTGGTATTAGACTAAAGCCTTTAGCAATGCTTGAAGTTTTAGTTGCACTTCAATCAGTTCTTTATCTGGATCGGAACCTGCAACGATACCAGCACCGGCGTAAAGTCTAGCGCGATCGCCATCAATTAATGCGGAACGAATTCCGACTATAAACTCACAATTGCCATCTGCGTCTACCCATCCTAGTGGCGCAGCATACAAACCCCTCTCAAAGCTTTCGTAACGGCGAATTTCAGCACAGGCTACATCTGGTGCAGCCCCAGCAACGGCGGGTGTGGGATGCAGTTGCGAAACTATTTTCAAAGGATGGACTTGATCGGGAACTATAGCACTAATTGGTGTCCACAAATGCTGAATATTCGATAACTGTCGCAACCGGGGTGGTAAAACCTGCGGTAACAAACCAAGCTGTGATAGACGTTGGGTAATAAAATCAATCACTAGCAAATGTTCGTGCCTTTCTTTTTCACTATTGAGTAAGCGATCGGCATTGGCAGCATCTTCAGCAGGTGTTTTACCTCGCGGCGCACTTCCTGCTAAGGCATCTGTGATTAACTGCTGCTTATGAATACTGATTAAACGTTCTGGGCTAGCACCAATAA encodes:
- a CDS encoding SDR family NAD(P)-dependent oxidoreductase, whose amino-acid sequence is MNIQGKVALVTGASRGIGRAIALELAQQGMKRLILVARDRHKLAEVAKEIEAMGVEAAIMAVDLTKPVFVHVAIAQLWRSYGPIHILVNCAGVAHQNSFLQSKLPQVQEELSLNLLGTYSLTHMMARRMASRREGTIVNVSSLMGKVAAPTMATYSATKFAIVGFTQALRSELAPYNIRVMALLPTLTDTDMVRELELFRWVMPMTPQKVAKALVAGLQKDSPEILVGWQSHIAVWCQRFAPWLLEKILKIATPKVANRGQGTGEKDAGTRRHGDTGNEEDKGTTRHGDKESNKKQLLTTNH
- a CDS encoding serine/threonine-protein kinase, with amino-acid sequence MLQVNQILQNRYQLQCQLGNNGVRQTWLANDLQAPDPENALVVVKLLVFGGTVQWDDLKLFEREAQILQNLNHRRIPKYVDNFCIDDQVLWFGLVQQYIPGISLKEKLAQGHRFTEKQVRKIAVEVLNILKVLHELHPPVLHRDIKPSNLIWGADNHIYLVDFGAVQDQVLREGVTFTVVGTYGYAPMEQYGGRATPASDLYALGATLIHLLTGIPPAELPQSNLQIQFIERVTISSSFASWLEKMTAPAPEQRFVNARKALEALKSGLVVNKSVINKLVELPPRELINNSGCGINNTQEKVPDEILGWNWGAFLMPWFWLWTNQVWIGLICLFPSVGWIMTILLGTKGNEWAWKSKRWRSVQHFKEHQRGWVIAGLLIGAPFSLILWGGAIVFIASLL
- a CDS encoding hemerythrin HHE cation-binding protein; the encoded protein is MVATLDDTKRSAIAMEIADLKALQELLIATEQKLLPAVSSDSEISDRLNDFVRDDRENLAVIQEVLAKFDGGSVQPRDNIRQYIDQVNRLMDGTELTLYQKVSAYERIKHQAVMTGLIVHKASQVVGEDVKEAIGSLNQVNFKNRAHQEQLKGVMEVLGTRELTGKDPDQSVWARTQDAVAAVRGMFEGLTQ
- a CDS encoding HAD-IC family P-type ATPase, encoding MVQTISVAGLPQEQPKVWYALETAQAIACLETDLDKGLSSVQVEQRLANFGVNELTGKKSKPWWLKFLLQFNQPLLIILLCAGLVKAITGSFVNAGVIWGVTTTNAIIGFIQESKAEGAIAALAQAITTETTVIRDGQKLRIPSRDLVPGDVVLLVSGDKVPADLRLVQARNLQVDESALTGESIAVEKNTKSLKTETPLAERKNMAYAGGFVTFGQGIGVVVATGNETETGRISQLMEQHTNLSTPLTRKFDKFSQSWLRVVLGLASLTFVVGLSHRNLQDALEAAVALTVSAIPEGLPAVVTVTLAIGVSRMAQMHAIIRKLPAVETLGSATVICSDKTGTLTENQMTVQAIYAGGHQYTVTGVGYEPQGEILQDDKPVDLNSDKGLQECLVAGLLCNDSHIENKNGKWVVVGDATEGALIASANKAGFSQSNLARQMPRLDAIPFESDYQYMATLHETSRGKSIYVKGSAEAILKRCTLMLNSDGQLRPIDCVETLRQTTIEREVNIMARQGLRVLALAKKSVSNEQMTVDHPDIETGLIFLGLQGMIDPPRASAIKAVQACQEAGIQVKMITGDHAVTAQAIARRMGIHKNGSILAFTGAELAKMDRQELAQVAEEGVVFARVAPEQKLRLVEALQSKGEIVAMTGDGVNDAPALKQADIGIAMGGAGTEVAKEASDMLLTNDNFASIEAAVEEGRAVYKNLLKAMCFILPVNGGESMTVLLSTLLARDLPILSLQILWLNVINSITMTVPLAFEPKPQNVMKQPPRSPNEPLLSGSRIKRILAISLFNWIVIFGVFEYIRQTTGNVDLARTMAINSLIAGRIFYLLSISQLIPNLIAKMDGTIQENVDIPAIGLGIVGAIALQIVFAHVPLINHVFETAPLTLQQWLFCLAVGSPMIIWAAIVNKIDPPN